The following are encoded together in the Patescibacteria group bacterium genome:
- the istB gene encoding IS21-like element helper ATPase IstB yields MRKKLPDGALEEYLNTLHLTTIRKRYRDIMAMATRESLSYEEFLHELLREEAEARRDRRCERLLKASKIPIDKNMDNFEMRRLPTKAAQQVKTLITGVFTDHAENVLIFGKPGSGKTHLLCAIGQEIIKKGRSVLFTTCSMLAQELLQAKRDLKLPGMLKKLSKFDALIIDEIGYVQQDREEMEVLFTLMAERYERGSIMLSSNFSFSKWEKIFKDPMVTAAAIDRLVHHSVIMELNLDSYRMDYAKNRRKSSEDSPRKSAIVS; encoded by the coding sequence CCGATGGAGCATTGGAAGAGTATTTAAATACGCTGCACTTGACGACCATACGCAAAAGATACCGGGACATAATGGCCATGGCAACCCGGGAGTCATTGAGTTATGAGGAATTCTTGCACGAACTATTAAGGGAAGAGGCTGAGGCGAGGAGAGATCGTCGCTGTGAGAGGCTTTTAAAGGCCTCAAAAATACCGATCGATAAAAATATGGACAACTTTGAGATGAGGAGACTGCCGACAAAGGCGGCGCAACAAGTAAAAACGCTTATTACAGGGGTTTTTACGGATCATGCGGAAAATGTCCTGATATTTGGTAAGCCTGGGAGCGGGAAAACACATCTACTATGCGCCATAGGCCAGGAAATAATCAAAAAAGGGCGAAGCGTGTTATTTACCACCTGTAGCATGCTGGCGCAGGAACTGTTACAGGCAAAGCGGGATTTAAAATTGCCGGGTATGTTGAAGAAACTCTCGAAGTTTGACGCGTTGATAATCGATGAAATAGGGTATGTCCAGCAAGACCGCGAAGAAATGGAGGTATTATTCACTCTTATGGCCGAAAGATATGAGCGCGGCAGCATAATGCTGAGCAGTAACTTCTCTTTTTCGAAATGGGAAAAGATATTCAAGGATCCTATGGTAACGGCCGCGGCAATAGACAGGCTTGTGCATCACAGCGTGATCATGGAGCTTAATCTGGATAGTTATAGGATGGATTACGCGAAGAATCGACGAAAATCGTCCGAAGACAGTCCCAGGAAATCTGCTATAGTGTCATAA